A single window of Streptomyces cathayae DNA harbors:
- a CDS encoding NAD(P)H-dependent oxidoreductase subunit E has product MAAMRPAGRSDAFRALSERRGRAGERLVENLARARAGTVDRPESWAPAVAAGLGLPAAAALGPAAYYADLVAPHGRRHIRVCSATACFAARSGRHLPQVEQELGVTVGTVSPDGETSLQAVRCLGYCYAGPAALDGAVPCTGPALAAQLAGHEPPSDPQMPVADDTGAPVLLAGVVADEPAWQVWPRSVVAGSPEQVHGEVAASGLRGRGGAGFRVAAKWEAAGRAPGTVLVANGDEGDPGSYADRLLMEADPRRVLEGLALACFACGARRGVVLVRSEYPRALARMREAVEEAYADGHFGPSVHGTDTALDVEVVRGAGSYVAGEETALIASLEGDRGCARPRPPYPTARGLRGAPTVVNNVETLAAVPWIVARGGDAYARRGTPEETGTKLVCLSERFARPGAYEVELGTSLLRIVTELGGGMRDGSELTALQVGGPLGGFLAPDALDVPLTTAGLAARGAALGHAGLVAFDRRVAPQDVLRHVWEFAAAESCGACSPCRVGSRRGLELAGAGTPPGAEWGRLARVLAEASLCAFGRRIPPAVRSLARVYGDRLAGWEP; this is encoded by the coding sequence ATGGCTGCCATGCGTCCCGCCGGCCGTTCCGACGCCTTCCGTGCCCTCTCCGAGCGGCGCGGAAGAGCCGGTGAGCGGCTGGTGGAAAACCTGGCCCGGGCCAGGGCCGGCACGGTGGACCGCCCCGAGAGCTGGGCCCCGGCGGTCGCCGCCGGCCTCGGCCTGCCTGCCGCCGCAGCACTCGGACCGGCCGCCTACTACGCGGACCTCGTCGCCCCGCACGGGCGCCGTCACATCCGGGTCTGCTCGGCGACGGCGTGCTTCGCGGCGCGGTCAGGACGGCATCTCCCCCAGGTGGAGCAGGAGCTGGGCGTCACCGTGGGCACCGTCTCACCGGACGGAGAGACGTCACTGCAAGCCGTCCGCTGTCTGGGGTACTGCTACGCCGGCCCCGCCGCGCTCGACGGGGCCGTGCCCTGCACGGGTCCCGCTCTCGCCGCCCAACTGGCAGGGCACGAGCCACCGTCGGATCCGCAGATGCCAGTGGCCGACGACACCGGGGCCCCCGTGCTGCTGGCCGGAGTGGTCGCGGATGAGCCGGCGTGGCAGGTGTGGCCGCGGAGCGTGGTGGCCGGCAGCCCTGAGCAGGTCCACGGGGAGGTGGCCGCCTCCGGGCTGCGCGGACGCGGGGGAGCGGGCTTCCGGGTGGCGGCGAAATGGGAGGCGGCGGGCCGGGCGCCCGGCACCGTGCTGGTGGCCAACGGAGATGAGGGGGACCCCGGGTCGTACGCCGACCGGTTGCTGATGGAGGCCGACCCGCGGCGGGTGCTGGAGGGCCTGGCGCTGGCCTGCTTCGCCTGTGGTGCCCGCCGGGGCGTGGTGCTGGTCCGCTCGGAGTACCCGCGCGCGCTGGCACGGATGCGGGAAGCGGTCGAGGAGGCGTACGCGGACGGGCACTTCGGCCCTTCCGTGCACGGTACGGACACGGCCCTGGACGTCGAGGTGGTGCGGGGCGCCGGATCGTACGTCGCCGGTGAGGAGACCGCGCTGATCGCGAGTCTGGAAGGGGACCGGGGCTGCGCCCGGCCGCGCCCGCCGTACCCGACCGCGCGCGGGCTCCGGGGCGCGCCGACCGTGGTGAACAACGTGGAGACCCTCGCAGCCGTCCCCTGGATCGTGGCCCGGGGCGGCGACGCGTACGCCCGGCGCGGGACGCCGGAGGAGACCGGCACGAAACTGGTCTGCCTCTCGGAGCGGTTCGCCCGGCCGGGGGCCTACGAGGTCGAGCTGGGTACCTCGCTGCTGCGGATCGTCACCGAGCTGGGCGGTGGCATGAGGGACGGCAGCGAGCTGACCGCCCTCCAGGTCGGTGGACCACTGGGCGGATTCCTCGCCCCGGACGCGCTGGACGTGCCGCTCACCACGGCCGGCCTGGCAGCCCGCGGTGCCGCACTGGGCCATGCCGGCCTGGTCGCCTTCGACCGGCGTGTGGCGCCGCAGGACGTGCTGCGGCACGTGTGGGAGTTCGCGGCGGCGGAGAGTTGTGGCGCCTGCTCCCCCTGCCGGGTGGGCTCACGCCGCGGTCTGGAGCTGGCCGGGGCCGGCACTCCGCCCGGTGCCGAGTGGGGACGACTCGCGCGGGTACTGGCCGAGGCGAGCCTGTGCGCGTTCGGGCGGCGCATCCCGCCCGCCGTGCGCAGCCTCGCCCGCGTCTACGGCGACCGACTGGCGGGATGGGAGCCATGA
- the fdhF gene encoding formate dehydrogenase subunit alpha, translating into MTGTEIQVDGTSVAVPEGASLLAAVRAAGSDLPALCSDDRLSPAGSCRTCLVRAAGQTVAACVTPAAPGVHVETATDDLRQLRREAVEVIASALPPRALADGNPGELAEACRSMGIGPDTAQGAGGRGGDDSHPYVHLDRDLCIACGRCVRMCAEVQGTFALTLVGRGADTVVAPGTGGPWAESDCVACGGCVDTCPTGALTEPGPARGLTSAHRPPATRTTCGYCGVGCALDVVTAGGEITTVLPARDGPVNQGHACVKGRFAHGYITSPERLTRPLLRRDGRLEPVSWDEALGHVARGLRAAVAAGGPESVAAISSARATNEENYLVQKFMRAVIGTNNVDNCSRLCHSPSAAGLTASFGLSGGTDSFDDVERSDCLLVVGANPVEAHPVVGARLLRRVLHGAELVVADPRAVGLAAHADVHLRPRPGTNVALFHGLAHVLLAEGLTDEAFLRERATGLPELTELLADYPPDRVADITGVPAADLIAAARLYGGARSPAIVYGLGVTEHLHGTDGVRTLANLAILRGAVGTDRGHGVNPLRGQNNVQGASDMGALPDLLPGYGKVTDPAARARAEAVWGVPVPERPGLRIPDMFAAARAGRLRALWVIGEDVCATDPDANKVAEALRACPLVVCSELFLSETARRADVVLPVASWLEKDGTFVNFDRRFQRVRPAVPPPGEARSDFDVVHAVASAMDADLGCPTPAAALVECGRVAPLFAGLSHNRLDREGAVPWPCRDPGRPGEAKLHRDRFATADGRAHLAAAPYLPPGEHPDDDYPLILVTGRRWAHYNSGSMTRRGANLALDPVDLLDLHPGDAHRYAVRDGEPVTVESRHGRARLIARVGEQTAPGQVFCSFHFPTSGVNRLTSHHADTVTSCPEYKVTAVRVVVT; encoded by the coding sequence ATGACCGGAACCGAGATCCAGGTCGACGGCACGAGCGTTGCCGTACCCGAGGGAGCATCCCTGCTCGCGGCCGTGCGAGCGGCCGGGAGCGATCTGCCCGCCCTGTGCTCCGACGACCGGCTCAGCCCGGCCGGCTCCTGCCGTACCTGCCTCGTACGCGCCGCCGGGCAGACCGTGGCGGCCTGTGTGACCCCGGCCGCCCCCGGTGTCCACGTCGAGACCGCGACCGACGATCTGCGGCAACTGCGCCGGGAGGCGGTGGAGGTCATCGCCTCCGCCCTGCCGCCCCGAGCCCTCGCCGACGGCAACCCCGGTGAACTGGCCGAGGCCTGCCGGTCGATGGGCATCGGCCCCGACACCGCACAGGGGGCCGGAGGCCGGGGCGGGGACGACTCCCACCCCTACGTCCATCTGGACCGGGACCTGTGCATCGCCTGCGGCCGGTGCGTCCGCATGTGCGCCGAGGTGCAGGGCACCTTCGCCCTGACCCTGGTCGGCCGGGGCGCCGACACCGTGGTCGCGCCCGGCACCGGCGGGCCCTGGGCCGAGTCGGACTGCGTCGCCTGCGGCGGCTGCGTCGACACCTGCCCCACCGGCGCGCTCACCGAACCCGGCCCGGCGCGCGGACTCACCTCCGCCCACCGGCCGCCGGCGACCCGTACGACGTGCGGCTACTGCGGTGTCGGCTGCGCCCTGGACGTCGTCACCGCCGGCGGCGAGATCACGACCGTACTGCCCGCCCGTGACGGCCCGGTCAACCAGGGCCACGCCTGTGTCAAGGGCCGCTTCGCCCACGGCTACATCACCTCCCCCGAACGGCTCACCCGGCCCCTGCTGCGACGTGACGGCCGTCTGGAGCCCGTCAGCTGGGACGAGGCGCTCGGGCATGTCGCCCGAGGGCTGCGCGCGGCCGTCGCCGCCGGTGGCCCGGAGTCTGTTGCGGCGATCTCCTCGGCCCGCGCCACCAACGAGGAGAACTACCTCGTCCAGAAGTTCATGCGGGCCGTCATCGGCACGAACAACGTGGACAACTGCTCCCGCCTGTGCCACTCCCCGTCCGCCGCCGGTCTGACCGCCTCCTTCGGTCTGTCCGGCGGCACCGACAGTTTCGACGACGTCGAGCGGTCCGACTGCCTGCTCGTGGTGGGGGCCAACCCCGTCGAGGCCCACCCGGTGGTCGGGGCACGGCTGCTGCGGCGCGTGCTGCACGGGGCCGAGCTGGTGGTCGCCGATCCGCGCGCCGTGGGCCTCGCCGCGCACGCCGATGTGCATCTGCGGCCCCGCCCGGGCACCAACGTGGCGCTCTTCCACGGGCTCGCCCACGTCCTGCTCGCGGAAGGCCTGACCGACGAGGCGTTCCTGCGGGAGCGGGCCACCGGTCTGCCGGAGCTCACCGAGCTGCTGGCCGACTACCCGCCGGACCGGGTCGCGGACATCACCGGTGTGCCCGCAGCCGACCTGATCGCCGCCGCCCGGCTCTACGGCGGGGCCCGGAGTCCCGCGATCGTCTACGGCCTGGGGGTGACCGAGCACCTGCACGGCACGGACGGGGTGCGGACGCTGGCCAACCTGGCGATCCTGCGCGGTGCCGTGGGCACCGACAGAGGGCACGGAGTCAATCCCCTGCGCGGCCAGAACAACGTGCAGGGCGCCTCCGACATGGGCGCGCTGCCCGACCTCCTGCCCGGCTACGGCAAAGTGACCGACCCGGCGGCGCGGGCCCGGGCCGAGGCGGTGTGGGGGGTCCCGGTACCCGAGCGGCCCGGCCTGCGCATCCCGGACATGTTCGCCGCCGCGCGAGCGGGACGGCTGCGGGCGCTGTGGGTCATCGGAGAGGACGTGTGCGCCACCGATCCCGACGCGAACAAGGTGGCCGAGGCCCTTCGGGCGTGCCCGCTCGTGGTGTGCAGCGAACTGTTCCTGTCCGAGACCGCACGCCGTGCCGATGTGGTGCTGCCCGTCGCCTCCTGGCTGGAGAAGGACGGCACCTTCGTCAACTTCGACCGCCGGTTCCAGCGGGTCCGCCCCGCCGTGCCCCCGCCGGGAGAGGCGCGCAGCGACTTCGACGTCGTGCACGCCGTCGCCTCGGCGATGGACGCCGACCTCGGCTGTCCGACACCGGCCGCCGCCCTGGTCGAATGCGGCCGCGTCGCGCCCCTCTTCGCGGGCTTGTCGCACAACCGGCTGGACCGGGAAGGCGCTGTGCCGTGGCCCTGCCGGGACCCCGGCCGGCCCGGTGAGGCGAAGCTCCACCGGGACCGGTTCGCCACCGCCGACGGCCGCGCTCACCTGGCCGCGGCTCCCTACCTACCGCCGGGCGAGCACCCCGACGACGACTACCCGCTCATCCTGGTCACCGGACGCCGCTGGGCGCACTACAACTCCGGCAGCATGACCCGGCGCGGCGCCAACCTCGCCCTCGACCCCGTCGACCTCCTCGATCTCCACCCCGGCGACGCCCACCGCTACGCCGTGCGCGACGGTGAACCGGTCACGGTGGAAAGCCGGCACGGCAGGGCCCGCCTCATCGCCCGCGTCGGCGAGCAGACCGCGCCCGGCCAGGTCTTCTGCTCCTTCCACTTCCCCACGAGCGGGGTCAACCGCCTCACCTCCCACCACGCCGACACCGTCACGTCCTGTCCCGAATACAAGGTCACGGCGGTCCGCGTGGTCGTGACGTGA
- a CDS encoding cation-translocating P-type ATPase, whose product MDAPLVQTLPTGEVFAALNTSPRGLTPAAATALQARLGPNELPSAHRRRLWRDLAGQFTDLFAVVLLVASAITFLAYGLQEPRDIGTLQLAVAILCVVVLNAAIGFAQEYSAERTAESLQAMVRHTCRVLRDGERREVSSQEVVPGDVVVLEAGDAVPADCRLVEAHEVSVNNAALTGESGAVGRTAHPVAACPVLQARNCVFMGTDVVAGSAKAVVFATGAATEFGRIFRLTAAAPRRRTPLQRQVALMARRVAGTALAIGALLFLVRLPTGQPFVETFVFALGVMVALVPEGLPATMSVSLAIGVRRMARRHALVKRLLAVEALGSTTVVCTDKTGTLTRAEMTVVRVWADGTEHAATGVGYAPDGEVTDPAPVRGLLRAAALCCNARLVPPSDGAGWRVLGDTTEGALLVAAAKAGLDLAVEEAAAPRVAEYPFDSGRKLMSTVHQDTDGGGHRVYVKGAPQELLDRCVAADRAGECRPLTDALRAEVIAADDALASQGLRVLAVAWRPVPDPRPGRATAESELTLLGLVGMLDPPRPEVSDAVAACRRARIRIVMVTGDHPLTAEAVARRVGIVTGPTPTVVTGAEFEALDDDDLDALLDRPVELLLCRVSPEDKMRVVAGLHRRGEVVAVTGDGANDAPALKHADIGVAMGASGTDVAREAAVMVLLDDSFASIAAAVRLGRSVYQNIRKFLVYLFSHNIAELVPILAATFAGFPLVPISAVQILAIDLGSDVLPALALGAEPPEPDVMDRPPRSRKEQLFSRAVMGRILFLGGIQAIGVTAVFFWHIHASGIPYSEFTKDDTAYREGITMVQAGIVVSQFFNALAVRTDRQSLFRIGALSNPWLLAAGCFGITVMAGISYLPPLQALFNTAPLGLGDWAVLAGLGALLLVAEELRKAWVRHRRRTAPKGEWR is encoded by the coding sequence GTGGACGCGCCCCTGGTCCAGACCCTGCCGACCGGGGAGGTCTTCGCTGCGCTGAACACCTCGCCGCGAGGGCTGACCCCGGCGGCCGCGACGGCGTTGCAGGCTCGTCTGGGCCCCAACGAACTTCCCTCCGCGCACCGCAGGCGGCTGTGGCGGGATCTGGCCGGTCAGTTCACCGACCTGTTCGCCGTCGTCCTGCTCGTTGCCTCCGCGATCACTTTTCTGGCCTACGGGCTTCAGGAACCACGGGATATCGGCACGCTGCAACTCGCCGTGGCGATCCTGTGTGTGGTGGTGCTGAACGCCGCCATCGGCTTCGCCCAGGAGTACTCCGCGGAGCGCACGGCCGAATCGCTGCAGGCGATGGTCAGACACACCTGCCGGGTGCTGCGCGACGGAGAGAGACGCGAGGTGTCCTCTCAAGAGGTGGTGCCTGGGGACGTGGTCGTCCTGGAGGCCGGGGACGCGGTGCCCGCGGACTGCCGTCTCGTGGAGGCACACGAGGTCTCCGTGAACAACGCGGCGCTGACCGGGGAGAGCGGTGCCGTCGGTCGCACCGCCCACCCCGTGGCGGCGTGTCCGGTGCTCCAGGCCCGTAACTGCGTGTTCATGGGCACCGATGTGGTGGCCGGTTCCGCCAAGGCCGTGGTGTTCGCCACCGGCGCGGCCACCGAGTTCGGCAGGATCTTCCGGCTGACGGCCGCGGCACCCCGCCGGCGGACCCCGCTGCAGCGCCAGGTCGCCCTGATGGCACGCAGGGTCGCGGGGACGGCCCTGGCGATCGGAGCGCTGTTGTTCCTGGTGCGCCTGCCGACGGGGCAGCCGTTCGTCGAGACCTTCGTCTTCGCCCTCGGCGTCATGGTCGCGCTCGTCCCCGAGGGACTGCCCGCAACCATGTCGGTGTCCCTGGCGATCGGCGTACGGCGCATGGCCCGGCGGCACGCCCTGGTCAAGCGGCTGCTGGCGGTGGAGGCACTGGGGTCCACCACGGTCGTGTGCACGGACAAGACCGGGACCCTCACCCGGGCCGAGATGACCGTCGTACGGGTGTGGGCAGACGGAACGGAGCACGCCGCGACCGGCGTGGGCTACGCACCCGACGGCGAGGTCACCGACCCGGCACCGGTGCGCGGACTGCTGCGGGCGGCGGCCCTGTGCTGCAACGCCCGATTGGTTCCGCCGTCGGACGGGGCGGGCTGGCGGGTGCTGGGCGACACCACCGAGGGGGCGCTGCTCGTCGCCGCGGCGAAGGCCGGGCTCGACCTGGCCGTCGAGGAAGCCGCGGCACCGCGCGTCGCGGAGTATCCCTTCGACTCGGGCCGCAAGCTCATGAGCACCGTGCACCAGGACACAGACGGCGGCGGCCACCGTGTGTACGTCAAGGGCGCACCACAGGAGCTTCTCGACCGTTGCGTCGCCGCCGACCGGGCGGGGGAGTGCCGCCCCCTGACCGACGCGTTGCGAGCCGAGGTCATCGCCGCCGACGATGCGCTGGCCTCCCAGGGACTGCGCGTGCTGGCGGTGGCTTGGCGGCCGGTGCCCGACCCCCGGCCGGGCCGGGCGACGGCCGAGTCGGAGCTGACGCTGCTGGGGCTCGTCGGGATGCTCGACCCGCCGCGACCCGAGGTCAGCGACGCGGTCGCCGCCTGTCGGCGGGCCCGCATTCGGATCGTGATGGTCACCGGGGACCACCCGTTGACCGCCGAGGCCGTCGCCCGAAGGGTCGGCATCGTCACCGGACCCACCCCCACCGTGGTGACCGGTGCCGAGTTCGAGGCGCTGGACGACGACGACCTGGACGCGTTGCTCGACCGGCCGGTGGAACTGCTGCTGTGCCGGGTCAGCCCTGAGGACAAGATGCGGGTCGTGGCCGGCCTGCACCGGCGTGGCGAGGTCGTCGCCGTCACCGGCGACGGCGCCAACGACGCCCCGGCCCTCAAGCACGCCGACATCGGCGTGGCGATGGGCGCCTCCGGCACCGATGTCGCCAGGGAGGCCGCGGTGATGGTGCTCCTCGACGACTCGTTCGCCTCCATCGCCGCAGCGGTGCGGCTGGGCCGGTCGGTCTACCAGAACATCCGCAAGTTCCTCGTCTACCTCTTCAGCCACAACATCGCCGAACTCGTCCCGATCCTCGCGGCGACCTTCGCCGGCTTCCCGCTGGTGCCCATCAGCGCCGTGCAGATCCTCGCCATCGACCTCGGCTCCGACGTCCTGCCGGCCCTGGCGCTGGGCGCCGAGCCGCCGGAACCCGACGTCATGGACCGCCCACCACGGTCACGGAAGGAACAGCTGTTCTCCAGGGCCGTCATGGGCCGCATCCTGTTCCTGGGCGGCATTCAGGCAATCGGTGTGACCGCCGTCTTCTTCTGGCACATCCATGCCTCAGGGATTCCGTATTCCGAGTTCACCAAGGACGACACCGCCTACCGGGAGGGGATCACGATGGTCCAGGCCGGGATCGTGGTCAGCCAGTTCTTCAATGCCCTCGCGGTGCGCACCGACCGGCAGAGCCTTTTCCGTATCGGTGCCCTGTCCAACCCCTGGCTGCTGGCCGCCGGCTGCTTCGGCATCACCGTCATGGCGGGTATCAGCTACCTGCCCCCGCTCCAGGCCCTGTTCAACACCGCCCCGCTGGGCCTCGGCGACTGGGCCGTCCTCGCCGGCCTCGGCGCGCTGCTCCTGGTCGCCGAAGAGCTCAGGAAGGCGTGGGTGCGTCACCGCCGGCGCACGGCCCCGAAAGGAGAGTGGCGATGA
- a CDS encoding potassium channel family protein, translating into MRVIIVGCGRAGSLLAAQLAVEGHDVRIVDRAARARRLLPAGFLGRFHEGNGYSRTVLEAAGIEHADAFVAVTSGDNSNIVSARTAKETYRVPIVLAHVHAPRSADICRELGIPAIASVRWTVHRIHQMLLHRHLTPDLAFGNGETLLIRSQLPGYLTGRRLTELDADGEIRVIEVTRAGRSFVPAHNTPAEPGDLVTFAVAATSLGRLRGFLDKELGT; encoded by the coding sequence ATGAGAGTGATCATCGTCGGCTGCGGACGGGCCGGTTCCCTGCTCGCCGCCCAACTCGCCGTCGAGGGCCATGACGTACGGATCGTGGACCGTGCGGCCAGGGCTCGCAGGCTGCTGCCCGCGGGGTTTCTGGGCCGGTTCCACGAAGGCAACGGATACAGCCGTACGGTCCTTGAGGCCGCCGGAATCGAGCACGCGGACGCGTTCGTCGCCGTCACGTCGGGCGACAACAGCAACATCGTCAGCGCGCGGACGGCCAAGGAGACCTACCGGGTGCCGATCGTCCTCGCCCATGTCCACGCCCCTCGCAGCGCCGACATCTGCCGCGAACTGGGTATCCCCGCCATCGCCAGTGTCCGCTGGACGGTGCACCGGATCCACCAGATGCTGCTGCACCGCCACCTCACCCCCGATCTCGCCTTCGGCAACGGCGAGACACTGCTGATCCGCTCACAACTGCCCGGCTACCTCACCGGGCGGCGCCTGACCGAGCTCGATGCCGACGGCGAGATCCGCGTCATCGAGGTGACCAGGGCGGGCCGCTCGTTCGTCCCCGCGCACAACACCCCTGCCGAGCCCGGAGACCTGGTCACCTTCGCCGTCGCCGCCACGTCGCTCGGCCGGCTGCGCGGCTTCCTGGACAAGGAGCTGGGTACGTGA
- a CDS encoding potassium channel family protein, with amino-acid sequence MKVLIAGAGRLGTQIAQVLAAAGNDVVLVDIDDDRITELEGRLPVRLLAGDACEPGFLEHAGALTADLVIATTGDDEDNLVISFLAKRRFAVPRVVARVNDAENNWLFDQNWGVDTAVPVAMPLISLIEEATGAADTVALLRLSKAGVDVIETAITAQSRAAGRTLAEIPLPEGTVVATVVREGRPTVPASGMRLRPGDELLLVSHAATEQEIRAAFQ; translated from the coding sequence GTGAAGGTCCTCATCGCCGGCGCCGGACGCCTGGGCACACAGATCGCGCAGGTCCTCGCCGCCGCCGGCAACGACGTCGTCCTCGTCGACATCGACGACGACCGCATCACCGAGCTCGAAGGCCGGCTGCCCGTGCGCCTCCTGGCCGGGGACGCCTGCGAACCCGGCTTTCTCGAGCATGCCGGGGCCCTCACCGCCGACCTCGTCATCGCCACCACGGGCGACGACGAGGACAACCTCGTCATCAGCTTCCTCGCCAAGCGGCGGTTCGCCGTGCCGCGCGTCGTCGCCCGCGTCAACGACGCGGAGAACAACTGGCTCTTCGACCAGAACTGGGGAGTGGACACCGCGGTCCCCGTTGCCATGCCCCTGATCTCCCTCATCGAGGAGGCGACCGGTGCCGCCGACACCGTCGCGCTGCTGCGGCTGAGCAAGGCGGGCGTCGACGTCATCGAAACCGCCATCACCGCGCAGTCCCGTGCCGCGGGCCGCACACTCGCCGAGATCCCCCTCCCCGAGGGCACGGTCGTCGCGACCGTCGTCCGGGAGGGACGGCCCACGGTTCCCGCGTCCGGGATGCGGCTGCGGCCCGGCGACGAACTTCTCCTCGTCTCCCACGCCGCCACCGAGCAGGAGATCCGCGCGGCCTTCCAGTAG
- a CDS encoding pyridoxamine 5'-phosphate oxidase family protein codes for MRAHLGDQLVIEGPATGAPRRDGEIVRLHHEDGTPPYDVRWSDTQAVTLVFPGPDAHIKHLGHQPETETETGAGAGAGAPPPAGAPDPGDLGRRVATERTRRGLSREETARRARMAPDYLAYLEEHPADPSPATLLRLAAALGTSVQALRGSGVDLPPGRGTALLHPELRDLAPQECRALLSTHGVGRIAVTTPEGPAVVPVNYEVLDDTIAFRTAPDSVPAAAVGSEIAFEVDHVDDAMSRGWSVLAVGPARVVTEPDQGRRLTERAHTAPWAGDGREMWVSIRPTRLTGRRITPAEQ; via the coding sequence ATGCGAGCTCACCTCGGCGATCAACTCGTCATCGAAGGCCCGGCGACCGGCGCCCCCCGGCGCGACGGCGAGATCGTCAGACTCCACCACGAGGACGGCACCCCTCCCTACGACGTGCGCTGGTCGGACACCCAGGCGGTGACACTCGTCTTCCCCGGCCCCGACGCCCACATCAAACACCTCGGACACCAACCCGAAACCGAAACCGAGACCGGGGCCGGGGCCGGGGCCGGGGCGCCCCCGCCCGCCGGCGCACCCGACCCCGGCGACCTCGGCCGGCGGGTGGCCACCGAACGCACCCGGCGGGGCCTGAGCCGGGAGGAGACGGCCCGCCGCGCCAGGATGGCACCGGACTACCTCGCCTACCTCGAGGAACACCCCGCCGATCCGAGCCCGGCGACCCTCCTCCGGCTGGCCGCGGCCCTGGGCACCAGCGTCCAGGCACTGCGCGGCAGCGGCGTCGACCTGCCGCCCGGCCGGGGCACCGCACTGCTCCACCCCGAACTGCGCGACCTCGCACCACAGGAGTGCCGGGCCCTGCTGTCCACACACGGGGTGGGACGCATCGCGGTGACCACGCCCGAGGGGCCGGCGGTGGTCCCGGTGAACTACGAGGTCCTCGACGACACGATCGCCTTCCGGACCGCTCCCGACTCCGTGCCCGCGGCGGCCGTGGGATCGGAGATCGCGTTCGAGGTCGACCATGTGGACGACGCCATGAGCCGCGGCTGGAGCGTGCTCGCCGTCGGCCCCGCCCGGGTGGTCACCGAGCCCGACCAGGGGCGACGGCTCACCGAACGCGCCCACACCGCACCGTGGGCCGGGGACGGACGCGAGATGTGGGTGTCGATCCGGCCCACCCGCCTGACCGGACGCCGCATCACTCCGGCCGAACAGTGA
- a CDS encoding Hsp20/alpha crystallin family protein, with protein sequence MTLPAHRGRGSLSGWDPLQELEDLRIRVDQLMHASFPGRGFPEAEAGEGAWAPLADVEDTEDAYLMELELPGVEKDQISVEVNDGELDIHGEIKERERTGVVRRQTRHVGRFDYRTSLPPNIDTEHITAELTGGVLTVRVPKTRKTKPHRIEITG encoded by the coding sequence ATGACGCTTCCAGCACACCGCGGCAGGGGCTCGCTCTCCGGATGGGACCCCCTCCAGGAACTCGAGGACCTGCGCATCCGCGTGGATCAGCTCATGCACGCCTCCTTCCCCGGCCGTGGTTTTCCCGAGGCCGAGGCCGGGGAAGGGGCGTGGGCGCCGTTGGCCGACGTCGAGGACACCGAGGACGCCTACCTGATGGAGCTGGAACTTCCCGGCGTGGAGAAGGACCAGATCAGCGTGGAGGTCAACGACGGCGAGCTCGACATCCACGGCGAGATCAAGGAGAGGGAACGCACGGGTGTGGTCCGCCGGCAGACCCGGCACGTCGGGCGGTTCGACTACCGCACGAGTCTGCCTCCGAACATCGACACCGAGCACATCACCGCGGAACTGACCGGCGGGGTCCTCACGGTGCGCGTCCCCAAGACCCGGAAGACCAAGCCGCACCGCATCGAGATCACCGGCTGA
- a CDS encoding DUF1876 domain-containing protein, translated as MSHTLEWKARLYLFEEGGTTKARAVVDTGITVLTGHGTARRNPADPDVPEIGDELAAGRALQDLGRQLVDIAERDVEGTGTTRPGPRPAVGWSM; from the coding sequence ATGTCGCACACCCTGGAATGGAAGGCTCGCCTCTACCTCTTCGAGGAGGGGGGAACCACAAAGGCCCGCGCGGTGGTCGACACCGGGATCACGGTGCTCACCGGGCACGGCACCGCACGCCGGAATCCGGCGGACCCGGACGTGCCGGAGATCGGTGACGAGCTGGCGGCCGGCCGGGCCCTGCAGGACCTGGGCCGGCAGCTGGTGGACATCGCCGAGCGCGACGTCGAGGGCACGGGCACGACGCGACCGGGCCCCCGCCCGGCAGTCGGGTGGTCCATGTGA